In Paenibacillus sp. J23TS9, a single genomic region encodes these proteins:
- a CDS encoding DUF418 domain-containing protein, with protein sequence MKRIDVLDYLRGFALIGIVFINIFQMIPYIHVPPEYGLWSDMEQAVLKFINYAVFERFYTIFSFLFGIGFYLFTSHARARGERAYLLFTRRLLILLIFGFIHHQFQPGEALTVYAILGFLLLPLYQLKPIINLALGLILLVSNVWLGPIGMSLSMFILGLWAGQCEIFEHVVQYKKRWIFIQVVSLILIPFGLYAQNEIINRTGLLDAGMAAGGLAEDVFYVTTLTLLLQYPFMRKWLMPMSKLGRMALTNYIMQTVLILTMDAVLDLSNHAYYLILAMIATEILMFQMIFSVMWLNRFAMGPLEWIWRIGTYGKIPEHYKQKINESKKMSL encoded by the coding sequence ATGAAACGAATTGACGTACTTGATTACTTACGGGGATTTGCCCTGATCGGCATTGTGTTTATTAATATTTTTCAGATGATCCCCTATATCCATGTGCCCCCGGAATACGGTTTATGGAGCGATATGGAGCAGGCAGTGCTAAAGTTCATTAATTATGCGGTGTTTGAGCGGTTCTACACGATCTTCAGTTTCTTGTTTGGCATTGGATTCTACTTATTCACCTCTCACGCAAGGGCGAGAGGTGAAAGAGCTTATCTTCTGTTTACACGCAGGCTCCTGATCCTTTTGATCTTTGGCTTCATCCATCACCAATTTCAACCTGGGGAAGCATTAACCGTATATGCCATTCTGGGATTTCTTCTTCTTCCTTTATATCAACTTAAGCCTATAATAAATCTTGCTCTGGGACTCATCTTACTAGTCTCTAATGTTTGGCTCGGACCCATCGGTATGAGTCTCAGTATGTTCATATTGGGCTTGTGGGCGGGGCAATGCGAGATATTCGAGCATGTGGTCCAATATAAAAAGAGATGGATTTTCATCCAAGTGGTTTCGCTTATTCTCATTCCGTTCGGGTTATATGCACAAAATGAAATCATCAATCGAACGGGACTACTGGATGCTGGAATGGCCGCCGGCGGATTGGCGGAGGATGTATTTTACGTCACCACACTCACATTGCTTCTCCAGTATCCTTTTATGAGAAAGTGGCTCATGCCAATGAGCAAGCTTGGGCGAATGGCGCTGACGAACTACATCATGCAGACCGTTCTGATTTTAACCATGGATGCGGTACTGGATCTGAGTAATCATGCGTATTACTTGATTTTGGCTATGATTGCAACCGAGATTTTAATGTTTCAAATGATTTTCAGCGTCATGTGGCTGAACCGCTTTGCCATGGGGCCATTGGAATGGATTTGGCGGATCGGAACCTATGGCAAAATCCCGGAGCATTACAAGCAAAAAATAAATGAATCCAAGAAGATGAGTCTATAG
- a CDS encoding ABC transporter ATP-binding protein: MMMTDILKVTGLSKVYPGKVTTRALTDIGLTIQKGEFVGVMGPSGSGKTTLLNMVSTIDTPSSGTVLINGSNPHAMKKKELALFRRRELGFVFQDFNLLDTLTVAENIVLPLTLDTLTVAENIVLPLTLDKQNLKTMEAKLQKIADRLGIAEILNKRVYEISGGQRQRAAIARAIIPEPSLLLADEPTGALDSNSSRIVMQTMEKLNEVDGVTMMLVTHDAQAASYCHRVVFIKDGIISGEIRRGDNRQAFFQKIIDMLSYLGGHAHELSTVRV; this comes from the coding sequence ATGATGATGACGGATATTTTAAAAGTAACCGGATTAAGCAAGGTATATCCGGGAAAAGTGACGACCCGGGCTCTGACAGACATCGGCCTAACGATTCAAAAAGGAGAGTTCGTGGGCGTCATGGGACCTTCAGGGAGCGGCAAGACGACACTGCTGAATATGGTGTCTACCATTGATACACCGAGCTCCGGCACCGTATTGATCAACGGAAGCAATCCGCATGCCATGAAGAAAAAGGAATTGGCATTATTCAGAAGACGTGAGCTAGGATTCGTATTCCAGGATTTTAACCTGCTGGACACGCTTACGGTGGCGGAGAATATTGTGCTCCCGCTTACGCTGGACACGCTTACGGTGGCGGAGAATATTGTGCTCCCGCTTACGCTGGATAAACAAAACCTTAAAACAATGGAGGCGAAGCTGCAAAAGATTGCGGACCGCCTCGGCATTGCAGAGATACTGAATAAACGGGTCTATGAAATATCGGGTGGCCAGAGGCAGCGTGCGGCCATCGCCCGGGCGATTATTCCAGAACCCTCGCTTCTGTTAGCAGACGAGCCGACAGGTGCACTGGATTCGAACTCGTCCCGTATCGTCATGCAAACCATGGAGAAGCTGAATGAAGTGGATGGGGTTACCATGATGCTAGTAACACATGATGCTCAGGCCGCAAGCTACTGTCATCGCGTCGTGTTCATCAAGGATGGAATAATTTCCGGCGAAATACGCAGAGGCGACAACCGGCAGGCATTCTTTCAGAAAATTATCGATATGCTTTCGTATTTGGGAGGTCATGCGCATGAGCTTTCGACAGTTCGCGTTTAA
- a CDS encoding rhodanese-like domain-containing protein, producing MLWLLLAVLAAVVAWWAVRELSPVNGLTFVSPEELRGPDTEGHEMQMLDVRDAVDYIQHHVPGAINISMGRLPYVHKTQLASEEPVLILAENCRQTKKAARMLKRYGFLRLYAPQSGKGAYGCGVCC from the coding sequence ATGCTGTGGTTGTTGTTAGCTGTCCTCGCAGCAGTGGTGGCCTGGTGGGCTGTGCGGGAATTATCGCCGGTCAATGGGCTGACCTTCGTGAGTCCGGAAGAACTGCGCGGGCCCGATACAGAAGGACATGAGATGCAAATGCTCGATGTAAGAGATGCTGTGGATTATATTCAGCATCATGTTCCCGGGGCGATCAATATTTCGATGGGGCGATTGCCATATGTGCATAAAACACAGTTGGCATCTGAAGAACCCGTACTCATCTTGGCTGAGAACTGTCGCCAGACCAAAAAAGCGGCACGTATGCTGAAGCGTTACGGTTTTCTGCGGTTATATGCACCGCAAAGCGGTAAAGGAGCCTATGGTTGTGGTGTTTGCTGTTAA
- a CDS encoding PD40 domain-containing protein, whose product MTHRWQYKLGFAAMAVMIALVTGCSGTGSEKVTVKNPPVRETGGKVELERIDRQSDSYGLAWLSDSEIISTKAPKWMEGDLYVHSLVKENDPDRKLGVQHALTVNPSPQQSYLFISNRMEASFLNLADGKETPLDVSDGTYSILNGDVRGAWVEEKAYVFAAAYGLSVAETNGKVTPILKMKDQQSVLKVEAFSDSSDPNRFAVYFLDSSDALYKLMVSNGQFNRPTAESDPELIRKNIADFSISPDGTNLALVEETGDNKNTVYLIPADKPGKETKLAEGRLARQMSWSPDGSKLAYSLFNLERGGSGLYVMDTKTGHMTLVSLYPNLQSLLVWSPDGNQLMMSQENPEMNLTTTDTKLMTEIYRFK is encoded by the coding sequence ATGACACACAGATGGCAATATAAACTAGGCTTTGCGGCGATGGCTGTCATGATTGCTCTGGTGACTGGGTGCAGTGGTACCGGCAGCGAGAAAGTGACAGTCAAGAATCCTCCGGTTCGTGAAACAGGTGGAAAAGTAGAGCTGGAACGGATTGACCGCCAGAGTGATTCCTATGGACTTGCTTGGTTGTCGGATTCTGAAATCATCAGCACCAAAGCGCCAAAGTGGATGGAGGGAGATTTGTACGTTCACTCCCTCGTTAAGGAAAATGATCCGGATCGGAAGCTTGGCGTTCAGCATGCCTTGACGGTCAACCCATCTCCGCAGCAGTCGTACTTGTTCATCAGTAACCGGATGGAGGCATCTTTCTTAAATCTGGCGGATGGGAAGGAAACTCCTCTGGATGTAAGCGACGGAACATACTCCATCTTAAATGGTGATGTGCGAGGCGCATGGGTCGAGGAAAAGGCTTACGTGTTCGCTGCAGCTTACGGGCTCAGTGTGGCTGAAACCAATGGAAAAGTGACGCCTATCCTCAAGATGAAGGATCAGCAGAGCGTATTGAAAGTCGAAGCCTTCTCAGATTCGTCCGATCCTAATCGGTTTGCGGTGTACTTTTTGGATTCGTCAGATGCACTCTACAAGCTTATGGTCTCAAACGGTCAGTTTAATCGTCCCACGGCAGAATCGGATCCGGAGCTGATTCGGAAAAATATAGCGGATTTCTCGATTTCGCCGGATGGAACCAACCTGGCTCTTGTTGAAGAAACCGGCGATAACAAGAATACAGTCTATTTAATTCCAGCCGACAAACCTGGAAAAGAGACCAAGCTGGCTGAGGGCCGCCTCGCCAGACAAATGTCATGGTCTCCCGATGGATCCAAGCTAGCCTATTCTTTGTTTAACCTTGAACGGGGTGGCTCCGGCTTGTATGTCATGGATACGAAGACGGGGCATATGACCCTGGTGTCCTTATATCCAAACCTGCAAAGTCTGCTCGTATGGAGTCCGGATGGGAATCAGCTGATGATGAGCCAGGAAAATCCGGAGATGAATCTGACCACAACCGATACCAAGCTGATGACCGAAATCTACCGGTTCAAGTGA
- a CDS encoding ABC transporter ATP-binding protein, whose amino-acid sequence MKEGHQKGNWKAFILLVRQTKPSIWMLSVAVTLSIISTLVSLVVPLFTKGLVDSFTVDSIKPSQIVMLVVSFIISAISGGISIYLLNRLGQEVVAKLRDGLWKKLLKLTIPYYDNHRTGDTISRMTNDTAVLKGLVSEHVTGFFNGVISMVGAIVILLLLDWKMTLIILAAIPVTAAVLVPLGRMMLQISRRLQDETADFTTILNQVLSEIRLVKASNAEERETGIGQKAIAGLLKLGIREGKIQAFIGPIISFVMMGLMVLIIGYGGMRVSTGALSAGDLVAFILYLVQIIMPMNQITVFFTQLQKSVGATERIVSILEDRQENVSEGKTLSGPIQTIQLENVHFSYEKGDTVLHDISFKLEPGKVTAVVGPSGGGKTTLFSIIERFYLPDSGIIRVGGLDVSGYSLESWRRQIGYVPQESPIIAGTIRDNICYGMEREVADEEVQRAAHMAYADIFIEDLPEGYRTEVGERGIKLSGGQRQRISIARALLRNPQILMLDEATSSLDSQSEVFVQKALQNLMKGRTTLVIAHRLSTVVDADQILFIEKGHITGVGTHHELVESHHMYREFANQQLRIADSSS is encoded by the coding sequence ATGAAAGAGGGTCATCAAAAAGGGAACTGGAAAGCGTTTATTCTCTTGGTCCGTCAAACCAAACCTTCCATTTGGATGCTTTCCGTCGCTGTTACGCTGAGTATTATTTCCACTCTGGTCAGTCTAGTCGTACCGCTGTTTACGAAAGGGCTGGTGGACAGCTTTACGGTAGACAGCATCAAGCCTTCCCAGATTGTTATGCTGGTTGTAAGCTTCATTATTTCCGCTATTTCCGGCGGTATATCGATTTACCTGCTAAACCGGCTCGGACAGGAGGTAGTGGCCAAGCTCCGCGACGGTTTGTGGAAAAAGCTGCTCAAGCTGACGATTCCCTACTATGACAATCATCGTACAGGGGATACCATCAGCCGGATGACCAATGACACGGCCGTGCTCAAAGGTCTTGTATCCGAGCATGTGACGGGATTTTTTAACGGTGTTATTTCCATGGTCGGGGCTATTGTCATTTTGCTCCTACTGGATTGGAAAATGACGCTGATCATTCTTGCGGCGATTCCTGTCACGGCGGCAGTGCTGGTTCCTCTGGGCCGGATGATGCTTCAGATTTCACGCCGTTTGCAGGATGAAACGGCTGATTTTACAACGATACTCAACCAGGTTCTCTCTGAAATCCGGCTTGTCAAAGCTTCGAATGCGGAAGAACGGGAGACGGGGATTGGCCAAAAAGCCATTGCAGGTCTGCTCAAGCTGGGTATACGCGAAGGCAAAATTCAGGCTTTTATCGGTCCGATTATTTCTTTTGTCATGATGGGGCTGATGGTGCTTATTATAGGTTATGGCGGCATGAGAGTTTCAACCGGAGCGCTTTCTGCGGGTGATCTAGTAGCATTTATATTATATTTGGTGCAAATCATCATGCCGATGAACCAGATTACCGTGTTCTTCACACAGCTGCAAAAATCTGTCGGTGCTACAGAACGCATCGTGAGCATATTGGAAGACCGACAAGAAAATGTATCGGAAGGCAAAACACTCTCCGGGCCTATTCAGACTATTCAGCTAGAGAATGTTCATTTTTCTTATGAAAAAGGCGATACCGTCCTGCATGATATCAGCTTCAAGCTGGAGCCCGGTAAAGTAACGGCTGTGGTAGGTCCGAGCGGTGGCGGTAAAACAACACTCTTTTCCATTATTGAACGGTTTTATCTTCCTGACAGCGGAATAATCCGTGTTGGCGGGCTGGATGTCAGCGGATATTCATTGGAATCCTGGCGCAGACAAATCGGCTATGTTCCACAGGAGAGCCCGATTATTGCAGGGACAATCCGAGATAACATATGCTATGGCATGGAGCGGGAGGTTGCCGACGAGGAAGTTCAACGGGCAGCACATATGGCATATGCCGATATTTTTATTGAGGATCTGCCGGAAGGCTACCGTACCGAGGTAGGTGAACGCGGGATCAAGCTGTCTGGAGGACAGCGCCAGCGGATCTCGATTGCCCGGGCGCTCTTGCGAAATCCGCAAATTTTGATGCTGGACGAAGCGACTTCGAGCCTGGACAGCCAATCAGAGGTTTTCGTACAGAAGGCTCTGCAGAACTTGATGAAAGGCCGTACCACACTTGTCATTGCGCACCGCTTGTCTACGGTTGTTGACGCGGATCAGATCCTCTTTATTGAAAAAGGGCATATCACAGGCGTAGGAACGCATCACGAGCTGGTTGAAAGCCATCATATGTACCGGGAATTTGCCAATCAGCAGCTTCGTATTGCTGATTCTTCCTCATAG
- a CDS encoding cell wall metabolism sensor histidine kinase WalK: MRISLKWKFTGFLAVLLIFAIGLLSFLILQGISSNQKQQMEQSMEQQADVASDRIRQLYVTGTQVDAATFMRLQGPALARELGNVSGMRVILYDAKGKETGDSLVMAEKPDIRQALQYALTNKIAYEIHGDVLEYLSPVQSNQEQLGVVHFQSSVSSQHAFYRSIQQLFWIAGGVVLGISFIFGLIYMNRQANAIHRLKKATDRIRQRDYLEEPSLRRNDELGELSSGIFDMSEAIQANVLSLQEEQEKLLQTLEKLQQLEKQQKDFIHNISHEFKTPLTSIRAYADLLHMYPEDPALIQDAYGSITKEAGRLYELVERVLHLAASETYEFDHHPEEVELQVLLADIISRMKGKADQFDITLHELLQPARIIGDRNNLTHIFINLLDNAIKYNVAKGSVTISNQIVGQYVEVRFHDTGVGIPENMRDLIFEPFYTVNHDRARKSGGSGLGLALVKQLTKQNHGVIKVESPAEGTGTEFIVTFPLISAKSL; the protein is encoded by the coding sequence ATGAGAATCAGCTTAAAATGGAAATTCACCGGCTTTCTTGCGGTGTTGCTTATATTTGCGATTGGCTTGCTGAGCTTCCTTATATTACAAGGAATATCCAGTAATCAGAAGCAGCAAATGGAACAAAGCATGGAGCAGCAGGCTGATGTGGCTTCAGACCGCATCCGGCAGCTATATGTGACGGGGACCCAGGTGGATGCAGCAACATTCATGCGTTTACAGGGTCCTGCTTTGGCGCGTGAACTGGGAAATGTCAGCGGCATGAGAGTTATTTTATATGATGCAAAGGGCAAGGAGACTGGGGATTCGCTGGTCATGGCCGAAAAACCGGATATCCGGCAAGCTCTCCAATACGCGCTAACCAATAAAATTGCATATGAGATTCATGGGGATGTGCTTGAGTACCTGTCCCCGGTTCAGAGTAATCAGGAGCAGCTGGGGGTTGTTCATTTTCAGTCATCGGTCAGCAGCCAGCATGCGTTTTACCGTAGTATTCAGCAGCTCTTTTGGATTGCGGGCGGAGTAGTTCTGGGTATTTCGTTCATCTTCGGCTTAATCTATATGAATAGGCAGGCCAATGCCATTCACCGGCTGAAAAAGGCAACGGACCGGATTCGCCAGAGGGATTATCTGGAGGAGCCCAGCTTACGGCGCAATGATGAGCTCGGGGAGCTAAGCAGCGGTATTTTTGATATGAGTGAGGCCATTCAGGCGAATGTGCTTTCTTTGCAGGAAGAACAGGAAAAGCTGCTTCAAACCCTCGAGAAGCTGCAGCAGCTGGAAAAACAGCAAAAGGACTTCATCCATAATATCAGTCACGAATTCAAGACGCCGCTGACTTCCATTCGGGCATATGCCGATCTCCTGCACATGTATCCCGAAGATCCGGCGCTCATCCAAGATGCATATGGATCGATTACTAAAGAAGCAGGCCGGCTCTATGAGCTTGTTGAACGGGTTCTCCATCTTGCTGCCTCGGAAACATATGAGTTTGATCATCATCCGGAAGAAGTGGAGCTTCAAGTACTACTGGCCGATATCATCTCACGGATGAAAGGCAAAGCCGACCAGTTCGATATCACCCTGCATGAGCTGCTCCAGCCAGCGCGAATCATCGGAGACCGCAACAATCTGACTCATATTTTCATCAATTTGCTCGATAATGCGATTAAATATAATGTTGCCAAGGGTTCGGTAACGATTTCAAACCAGATTGTTGGTCAATACGTAGAGGTGCGTTTTCATGACACCGGCGTAGGTATTCCGGAAAACATGAGGGATCTTATCTTCGAACCGTTCTACACGGTTAATCATGACCGGGCCCGGAAATCCGGGGGAAGCGGCCTTGGACTGGCTTTGGTCAAACAGCTGACGAAGCAGAATCATGGCGTTATAAAAGTGGAAAGTCCTGCGGAAGGCACAGGTACAGAATTCATTGTTACATTTCCGCTGATTTCCGCAAAAAGTTTATAA
- a CDS encoding bifunctional UDP-sugar hydrolase/5'-nucleotidase, whose protein sequence is MNTKLTLLQQNDTHGCLEAHPEFFWHSDRPVYRNAGGFDRIASYVKQLRKRSSNVLFVDGGDVFHGTAPLVLSEGNIMIELLNAMGLDAMVPGNWDYAYGPEQLHRLSTQLKFPVLAANLRSSDPNLKYEPYVIKEFQGCRVGIIGLTYPHVHETMPPSFSEHVKFALGTTELTTLIPRLRAEEHVDLIVVLSHMGLPLDIKLASLVPGIDILLSGHSHDRIERPIVTNGTFIVQSGANGSFIGRIDLEYDGTRITDIRHELVTLFEDEYESDPDIAAIIQRIMSPYADILSPAAGKLMTPLHRMTLNEAPMDRLITDAYKHATGADVTFSHGWRYGAPVLPGTLTTKDLYNIIPTNPRIFMMELEGNDILNALETNLEQVMAPDPFQQKGGYILRSSNLAMAFKPYNPRGHRIQHIEIGGRPLDLHKTYRVAGGGEQVLKKYKEGRKLLDMDAHETIRAYLDHYPHGLAVDDKIYIHNI, encoded by the coding sequence TTGAATACGAAACTAACCCTTCTCCAGCAAAATGATACCCATGGCTGTCTTGAAGCTCATCCTGAGTTTTTTTGGCACTCGGATCGGCCCGTTTATCGCAATGCCGGCGGCTTTGACCGTATCGCCTCCTATGTAAAACAGCTGCGGAAGCGAAGCAGCAATGTACTCTTTGTGGACGGTGGAGATGTTTTTCATGGCACGGCTCCGCTTGTACTGTCTGAAGGAAATATCATGATTGAGCTGCTGAATGCCATGGGGCTTGATGCCATGGTCCCAGGCAACTGGGATTACGCATATGGACCGGAGCAGCTGCACCGATTGTCCACACAGTTGAAATTCCCGGTTCTGGCAGCCAATTTGCGTAGCAGTGATCCGAATTTAAAGTACGAGCCTTATGTCATTAAGGAATTTCAAGGCTGCCGAGTAGGCATCATCGGATTGACCTATCCTCATGTTCACGAGACCATGCCTCCATCCTTTTCGGAACACGTAAAATTCGCTCTTGGAACGACCGAGCTAACGACACTTATTCCGCGCCTCCGCGCTGAAGAACATGTCGACTTGATCGTTGTACTCAGCCATATGGGTCTGCCGCTTGATATCAAGCTGGCTTCGCTGGTTCCAGGTATTGATATATTGCTCAGCGGCCACAGCCATGACCGGATTGAAAGACCGATTGTCACTAATGGTACATTTATCGTGCAATCCGGAGCCAATGGTTCTTTTATCGGACGAATTGATCTGGAATATGACGGCACGCGGATTACCGATATCCGTCACGAGCTGGTTACGCTGTTTGAGGATGAATATGAATCCGATCCGGATATAGCGGCCATCATCCAGCGGATCATGAGTCCCTATGCAGATATTCTGTCACCTGCAGCCGGCAAGCTGATGACCCCACTGCACCGGATGACGCTGAATGAGGCGCCAATGGACCGCCTGATTACAGATGCTTACAAGCATGCCACTGGCGCAGATGTGACCTTCTCCCATGGTTGGAGATACGGAGCACCGGTGCTTCCTGGAACGCTGACCACCAAAGATTTGTACAATATAATTCCTACCAATCCCCGAATATTCATGATGGAGCTGGAAGGGAACGATATTTTGAACGCTCTCGAGACCAATCTCGAGCAAGTGATGGCTCCGGATCCTTTTCAGCAAAAGGGCGGATATATCCTTCGATCCTCGAATCTTGCCATGGCGTTTAAGCCTTATAATCCGAGAGGTCACCGGATTCAGCATATTGAAATCGGCGGCCGGCCGCTGGACCTGCACAAGACCTACCGCGTGGCCGGAGGCGGTGAGCAAGTGCTGAAGAAATACAAAGAGGGACGCAAGCTTCTGGATATGGATGCACATGAAACTATTCGCGCCTATCTGGATCATTATCCGCATGGTTTGGCTGTTGATGACAAAATCTACATTCACAATATCTAA
- a CDS encoding FtsX-like permease family protein: MSFRQFAFNNVKRNARAYFAYFLSSSFMVMVFFTYALFIFHPDIDKTEIGSNVQMVMQIMEYVIYIFAFLFVLYSIGSFLKARNKEFGILTILGATQGQLSKLVFVENMLIGALSIITGMLAGMLLSKLFLTLSARMIGIEQLGLYFPVKALLLTVGSFFLLFLVISAFTLVFINRNRVLELLKGSNKPKKEPKASILVSLLGILLLAAGYYEVDKSLTLAAVTGISGTYFFFTQITVLVFRLLKKSRRLTWRGTNLIWISEMAYKIKDNARILFMVTVVTSICCMAVAFIMSVNLRNQNMYTADPYPIRYIMNDTKLGAGELQSIEQKLSEEGIQYQTFSTESYIAKAAGRKPDVSIMPVESYIHISQALKLPAAGSLEGNQAVLVQSDKEAGNNPGWGKNTSVKINNPEAQLQIVKEIRTDKEVSPMPNSNLLIVTRSFFEELKKQIPENKNFWVMNANIFMIPAWSNGMIPGRNDQEYKVGMELVQWKTSNLLTTRGGTYGSYDQSTSMMSFVGIFIASLLSVCSASFLYFKLHSELRQDQQMYNSMSKIGLRSSEMGKSSFIQIAVLFFTPIFVSAIQTLVVLNRVREVLDLDDVNQPVLIASAAFLIIQALYFLLVSTRYIQKLKRVMV, from the coding sequence ATGAGCTTTCGACAGTTCGCGTTTAATAATGTCAAGCGCAATGCCCGCGCCTATTTTGCCTATTTTCTGAGCAGCAGCTTCATGGTAATGGTGTTTTTTACGTATGCACTATTTATATTTCATCCGGATATTGATAAAACAGAGATCGGTTCGAATGTTCAAATGGTGATGCAGATTATGGAATACGTAATATACATTTTTGCGTTTTTGTTTGTCCTGTATTCGATTGGGAGTTTTTTGAAGGCCAGGAATAAGGAGTTTGGGATTCTGACAATCCTTGGAGCAACGCAAGGACAGCTGAGTAAGCTGGTATTTGTTGAAAATATGCTTATTGGAGCATTATCCATCATCACCGGAATGCTGGCAGGCATGTTATTGTCTAAGCTGTTTTTGACTCTGAGTGCCCGGATGATCGGAATTGAGCAATTAGGCCTGTATTTTCCGGTAAAAGCGCTTCTGCTTACCGTAGGTTCATTTTTTCTCTTATTCCTTGTCATCTCTGCCTTTACGTTAGTTTTCATCAACCGCAATCGCGTGCTGGAGCTGCTCAAAGGTTCGAACAAGCCCAAGAAAGAACCGAAAGCTTCAATCCTGGTTTCATTGCTCGGCATCCTGCTGCTTGCAGCTGGTTATTATGAGGTAGATAAAAGTCTGACGTTAGCCGCGGTGACGGGTATTTCCGGCACGTACTTTTTTTTCACGCAGATTACAGTGCTTGTATTTCGGCTATTGAAGAAAAGCCGGCGTTTGACGTGGCGGGGCACAAATCTGATCTGGATATCAGAAATGGCTTATAAAATCAAGGATAATGCGCGGATACTGTTTATGGTGACGGTGGTGACATCGATCTGCTGCATGGCTGTAGCCTTCATCATGTCAGTGAATTTGCGCAATCAAAACATGTACACAGCAGATCCTTATCCAATCCGTTACATCATGAATGATACAAAACTTGGAGCGGGTGAATTACAGTCCATCGAACAGAAGCTGAGCGAAGAAGGCATACAGTACCAAACCTTTAGTACCGAATCCTATATTGCTAAAGCAGCCGGCCGAAAACCGGATGTCTCCATTATGCCGGTGGAAAGTTATATCCATATTTCGCAAGCTCTTAAGCTTCCAGCTGCAGGTTCACTGGAGGGGAATCAGGCGGTACTGGTTCAGTCGGATAAAGAAGCAGGGAATAATCCGGGCTGGGGCAAGAATACATCCGTAAAGATTAACAATCCGGAAGCCCAGCTGCAAATCGTCAAGGAGATTCGAACGGATAAGGAAGTATCGCCGATGCCCAATTCGAATTTGCTTATTGTCACCCGTTCGTTTTTTGAGGAATTAAAGAAGCAGATCCCGGAGAACAAAAACTTTTGGGTTATGAATGCAAATATTTTTATGATACCTGCCTGGTCGAACGGGATGATACCGGGGAGAAACGATCAGGAGTATAAAGTAGGCATGGAGCTTGTTCAGTGGAAAACGTCTAATCTGCTGACTACCCGGGGCGGAACCTACGGTTCATATGATCAGTCGACATCCATGATGAGTTTTGTTGGTATTTTTATCGCTTCACTGCTGTCGGTATGCTCGGCCAGCTTCCTGTATTTCAAGCTGCATTCCGAGCTGAGACAAGATCAACAAATGTACAACTCGATGTCCAAAATTGGCTTGAGGTCATCCGAGATGGGAAAATCATCATTCATTCAAATTGCAGTATTGTTTTTTACACCGATATTCGTTTCGGCGATTCAGACGCTGGTGGTGCTGAACCGGGTACGGGAAGTGCTTGATCTCGATGATGTTAATCAACCGGTGCTCATCGCTTCGGCGGCCTTCCTGATTATTCAGGCTTTATATTTCCTGTTGGTCAGCACGAGATACATCCAGAAGCTGAAACGGGTGATGGTGTAA